Proteins co-encoded in one Syntrophorhabdus sp. genomic window:
- a CDS encoding DUF3795 domain-containing protein — MQGKEIDPGEFDKQLAAVCGLYCEACSLFIATKEDPERLKGIAARYQVSEEAARCCGCRSEKRGPYCTVCTMCVCAARRGIDFCIECAEYPCDDLRRFQSERPHRMELWDDLERIGAVGYKMWLREMGDNYTCPRCGTVNSAYDLKCRKCGEEPSCAYVARHKEEIERFLKTL, encoded by the coding sequence ATGCAAGGAAAGGAAATCGATCCCGGCGAGTTCGACAAGCAACTGGCCGCTGTATGCGGTCTTTATTGCGAGGCCTGTTCCCTGTTCATTGCCACGAAGGAAGACCCGGAAAGGCTTAAGGGAATAGCGGCACGGTATCAGGTTTCGGAAGAAGCGGCCAGGTGTTGCGGATGCCGGTCGGAAAAGCGAGGGCCTTACTGTACGGTATGCACGATGTGCGTCTGCGCGGCCCGTCGGGGGATCGATTTCTGCATCGAATGCGCGGAGTACCCCTGCGATGACCTTAGACGGTTTCAATCTGAAAGACCTCATCGGATGGAACTCTGGGACGATCTGGAACGGATCGGAGCCGTCGGGTATAAGATGTGGTTACGGGAGATGGGCGATAACTACACCTGTCCGCGGTGCGGGACCGTGAATTCCGCGTACGACCTCAAATGCAGGAAATGCGGTGAAGAACCGAGTTGTGCCTACGTGGCCAGGCACAAGGAAGAGATAGAGCGGTTCCTGAAGACGCTGTGA
- a CDS encoding IS110 family transposase: protein MDERSRLAEFRQMKGRIRESGDYLVVGIDVAKERHNAFLGTSGGRTLKRGLVFDNTREGFEKLLFHAQVLGRQKMLENTVFGMEPTADYHKPLGEYLIRNGHMTVLVSGNAVKNNRELIDGRWDKHDTKDAANVADLISQGKCLFYELPSPQIRQIRSLLSLRRRLRKNEQAYRVRIRNHLIAQYFPEFDPYYGYGEGPRIVRDLLDPGKIASLAPAGLISLVGSRNGGERQMMRLREIHGKAGSSIGCTPDGSVAFEAGMLSEGLRAIQAMIDDTDKKIEEVAKDLPEYPCLMSIPGFGPVVSSMVIGAIGDPHRFENGRQVLKTAGYDLSADRTGKRTDSVPVISKRGKADLRYALYQAAFSASLRNGHFIRYYTAKIEGRQRERGIATKMRVKLAAKMLVIAWALMKKREVFDPGYLTA from the coding sequence ATGGATGAGCGTAGCAGACTTGCCGAGTTCCGTCAAATGAAAGGGCGCATCAGAGAGTCAGGGGACTACCTGGTCGTCGGGATCGATGTCGCCAAGGAGCGCCACAACGCCTTCCTCGGCACCTCCGGGGGCAGGACACTGAAGCGGGGTCTGGTCTTCGACAATACCAGGGAGGGTTTTGAGAAGCTCCTCTTTCACGCACAGGTACTGGGGAGACAGAAGATGCTCGAGAACACGGTGTTCGGCATGGAGCCCACCGCCGACTATCACAAGCCCCTCGGCGAGTATCTGATCCGTAACGGACACATGACCGTCCTCGTCTCCGGGAATGCCGTGAAGAACAACAGGGAGCTCATCGACGGGCGGTGGGACAAGCACGACACCAAGGATGCCGCCAACGTGGCGGACCTCATCTCCCAGGGTAAGTGCCTCTTCTACGAGCTTCCCTCCCCGCAGATACGGCAGATACGCTCTTTGCTGTCCCTCAGGCGAAGGCTGAGGAAGAACGAGCAGGCGTACAGGGTGAGGATACGCAACCACCTCATCGCCCAGTACTTCCCCGAGTTCGACCCCTACTACGGGTACGGAGAGGGACCGAGGATAGTCAGGGACCTCCTCGATCCCGGGAAGATCGCATCCCTTGCGCCGGCCGGCCTCATCTCCCTCGTCGGGTCACGCAACGGGGGAGAAAGGCAGATGATGCGGCTCAGGGAGATACATGGCAAGGCGGGATCATCCATCGGCTGCACCCCCGACGGGTCGGTGGCCTTCGAGGCGGGGATGCTTTCGGAGGGACTGCGTGCCATCCAGGCAATGATAGACGACACGGACAAAAAGATCGAGGAGGTGGCGAAGGATCTCCCCGAGTATCCCTGTCTCATGAGCATACCCGGGTTCGGTCCTGTCGTCTCCTCCATGGTCATCGGGGCGATAGGCGACCCCCATCGCTTCGAGAACGGGAGGCAGGTGCTCAAGACGGCGGGGTATGACCTAAGCGCCGACCGCACGGGGAAGAGGACCGACTCCGTCCCCGTCATCTCGAAGAGGGGCAAGGCGGACCTGAGGTACGCCCTCTACCAGGCGGCCTTCTCCGCATCGCTGAGGAACGGGCACTTCATCAGGTACTATACGGCAAAGATCGAGGGCAGGCAGAGGGAAAGGGGCATCGCGACAAAGATGCGGGTGAAGCTTGCCGCCAAGATGCTTGTCATCGCCTGGGCCCTCATGAAGAAGAGGGAGGTGTTCGATCCGGGATACCTGACGGCATAG
- a CDS encoding Fic family protein translates to MTGTNRFDKRLTRLPSEVLSKIARIDEIKGRWIGGLQINPQTLGRLKRSVLVTSTGASTRIEGVKLTDSEIEKLMQGVTTKKFTDRDSQEVQGYYELLHNVFDSWKSIKFSENTVKHFHNQLLKYVGKDQRHRGDYKKTENTVEMFDQNGKSIGIVFEPTKAFLAPKEMQELMDWAGQALEERKHHPLLIIGNFLVEFLKIHPFQDGNGRVSRILTNLLLLKEGYAFVPYVSHEKLVEDNKNNYYLALVKSQKTFGKKTENVFPWLNFFLDILLAQSEMAIRLLESEDVEKLFSPKQQEVWSYLQKVPEASPLEICRDTNMARPTVLQALKRLVTLKKIERIGMGRATRYRKL, encoded by the coding sequence ATGACCGGGACCAACCGCTTTGACAAAAGACTGACCCGCCTGCCCTCAGAGGTTCTATCGAAGATAGCCAGGATCGACGAGATCAAGGGGCGCTGGATTGGCGGGCTGCAAATTAACCCGCAGACCTTGGGTCGCTTAAAGCGATCCGTGCTGGTCACTTCTACCGGGGCTTCCACCCGCATTGAAGGAGTGAAGCTCACCGACAGTGAGATCGAGAAATTGATGCAGGGCGTAACCACGAAGAAATTCACCGACAGGGACTCGCAGGAAGTGCAGGGATATTACGAATTGCTTCACAACGTGTTCGATTCCTGGAAGTCTATCAAGTTCAGCGAGAACACGGTCAAACACTTTCACAACCAGCTGCTCAAGTACGTGGGCAAGGACCAAAGGCATCGCGGAGATTACAAGAAAACGGAAAACACGGTCGAGATGTTCGATCAAAACGGGAAGAGCATCGGCATCGTATTTGAACCGACCAAAGCCTTCCTTGCGCCCAAGGAAATGCAGGAGCTTATGGATTGGGCGGGGCAGGCCCTCGAAGAGAGGAAACACCACCCCCTTCTCATAATCGGCAACTTCCTGGTGGAGTTCCTCAAGATCCACCCTTTCCAGGACGGCAATGGAAGAGTCTCACGGATTCTCACAAACCTGCTCCTCCTCAAGGAAGGGTATGCTTTCGTGCCCTATGTCTCTCATGAGAAACTGGTGGAAGACAATAAGAACAACTATTATCTGGCGCTCGTCAAAAGCCAGAAGACCTTCGGGAAAAAGACCGAGAATGTTTTTCCCTGGCTCAATTTCTTCCTCGACATCCTGCTCGCACAATCCGAGATGGCCATTAGATTGCTCGAAAGCGAGGATGTGGAGAAGCTTTTCTCTCCGAAACAACAGGAGGTATGGAGCTACTTGCAGAAGGTGCCCGAAGCATCGCCTCTTGAGATCTGCCGGGATACCAATATGGCAAGACCAACGGTGCTCCAGGCCCTCAAGAGACTCGTTACCCTCAAGAAGATCGAAAGGATTGGAATGGGCAGGGCAACGAGATACAGAAAGCTGTAA
- a CDS encoding thiamine biosynthesis protein ThiF has product MQGFLDRTLLVLGDEGIEALSAPLIAIAGLGGVGGGTFLNLVRSGAKRFRLAENGVFDPPDMNRQAAAFASTLARPKIEVYEELARGINPGVELELFPEGLLAGNIERFFEGSDVYVGVIDVEKGADVKSMTPEMLKRFNVPLFSAMVVGFGTVLVAHHPEGMMPDEFWGLVRKRSSGARFPSFLSRMFGSTVARRIEDSFAAGGGPSTSVGGAFAGAVLASEVMAYLLQGTGLVDRNAVFAPRFMVVDPMGPTMEVVDVTAH; this is encoded by the coding sequence ATGCAGGGTTTTCTTGATCGTACGTTGCTTGTATTGGGGGATGAAGGGATCGAGGCGCTTTCGGCTCCCCTCATCGCCATTGCCGGCCTGGGGGGAGTGGGTGGAGGCACCTTCCTGAACCTTGTCCGCTCCGGGGCGAAGCGGTTTCGACTGGCCGAGAACGGCGTATTCGACCCCCCCGACATGAACCGTCAGGCCGCGGCCTTCGCGTCGACCCTGGCGCGGCCGAAGATCGAGGTGTACGAAGAGCTTGCCCGGGGCATCAACCCCGGGGTCGAGCTCGAACTCTTCCCTGAAGGGCTGCTCGCAGGCAATATCGAACGGTTCTTCGAGGGCAGCGACGTCTATGTCGGCGTCATCGATGTCGAAAAAGGCGCGGATGTCAAGTCGATGACCCCGGAGATGCTCAAACGCTTCAACGTCCCCCTCTTTTCAGCCATGGTGGTCGGCTTCGGCACGGTACTCGTCGCCCACCATCCGGAAGGCATGATGCCCGACGAGTTCTGGGGGCTGGTGAGGAAAAGGTCCTCCGGCGCGCGTTTCCCGTCCTTCCTGTCCCGCATGTTCGGATCGACCGTCGCTCGACGGATCGAGGATTCCTTCGCGGCTGGCGGGGGCCCGTCAACGAGCGTCGGCGGCGCCTTCGCGGGTGCGGTCCTCGCCTCCGAGGTTATGGCCTACCTTCTTCAGGGGACCGGCCTTGTCGACAGGAACGCCGTTTTTGCCCCCAGGTTCATGGTGGTCGACCCCATGGGACCGACCATGGAAGTGGTTGACGTTACGGCACACTGA
- a CDS encoding amidophosphoribosyltransferase, producing the protein MSGIFGFIGRGNGFAEVRSGLENLSHRGQESWGIVSALKDGSFQEARGLGSIFQASGLGRSYFGSVAIGQVRYPTAGETNERNSQPIVGSFGKERIAVVHNGHIPGYKRMVEELGGLFQTETDTEVILQEIARMEGEDLLERMEKTLRFLGRQAAFSIIVLHDGHLIAARDPFGFRPLSIARRGEEGDYAWAVASETCAFHGQFEWIGDVEPGQMVVLDGESMKTVSFADPDPHPCIVECLDYASPASRVFSRSCYEFREKIGAELARTETEKADIVVPIPRAAIAAALGFHDTAGIPFKVAISTVGEIGRVFIISKEKDRFAQVERKFQINGELVKGKEVFLIDSLLVRGSTAMVLIPKLREAGATKIHMRLTAPPPRFPCHMGMAMAKPGELLAGNRDDEQLRKLIGADTFRYMTIEELKELMGTQFCDACFTGKYPFSV; encoded by the coding sequence ATGAGTGGAATCTTCGGGTTTATCGGCAGGGGGAACGGCTTCGCCGAGGTGAGGTCGGGGCTTGAAAACCTCTCCCACAGGGGGCAGGAGAGCTGGGGTATCGTCTCGGCCCTCAAGGATGGTTCTTTCCAGGAGGCGCGGGGGTTGGGATCGATCTTCCAGGCTTCGGGCCTCGGCCGGTCTTATTTCGGATCGGTGGCGATCGGCCAGGTCCGTTACCCCACGGCGGGAGAGACGAACGAGAGGAACAGCCAGCCCATCGTCGGAAGCTTCGGGAAAGAAAGGATCGCTGTCGTTCATAACGGACATATCCCCGGGTACAAACGCATGGTGGAGGAACTGGGAGGCCTCTTCCAGACAGAGACGGACACCGAGGTCATCCTGCAGGAGATCGCCCGGATGGAAGGCGAAGACCTGCTTGAGAGGATGGAGAAAACGCTGAGGTTCCTGGGCCGGCAAGCGGCCTTCAGCATCATCGTTCTTCATGACGGGCACCTCATCGCCGCCCGGGACCCCTTCGGGTTCAGACCCCTTTCCATTGCCAGAAGAGGCGAGGAAGGCGATTACGCCTGGGCGGTAGCCTCGGAGACATGCGCCTTTCACGGGCAGTTCGAGTGGATAGGCGATGTCGAGCCGGGACAAATGGTAGTCCTCGATGGGGAAAGCATGAAGACCGTCTCCTTCGCGGACCCCGACCCTCATCCCTGCATCGTCGAATGCCTTGATTACGCCTCCCCGGCGAGCCGGGTCTTCTCGAGGAGCTGCTACGAGTTCCGGGAGAAGATCGGCGCGGAACTGGCAAGGACGGAGACCGAGAAGGCCGACATCGTCGTGCCCATCCCGCGGGCCGCGATCGCTGCCGCCCTGGGATTCCACGACACCGCGGGAATCCCCTTCAAGGTGGCCATCAGCACCGTGGGAGAGATCGGCAGGGTATTCATAATCTCCAAGGAAAAGGACAGGTTCGCGCAGGTTGAGAGGAAGTTCCAGATCAATGGCGAACTGGTGAAAGGGAAGGAGGTCTTCCTCATCGATTCGCTCCTGGTCCGGGGTTCTACGGCCATGGTGCTGATCCCGAAACTGCGCGAGGCAGGGGCGACGAAGATCCATATGCGCCTGACGGCGCCACCACCGCGCTTCCCCTGTCACATGGGAATGGCGATGGCCAAGCCCGGGGAACTGCTGGCCGGCAACCGGGATGACGAGCAGCTGAGGAAACTCATAGGGGCGGACACCTTCAGATACATGACGATCGAGGAACTGAAGGAACTGATGGGGACGCAGTTCTGCGACGCCTGCTTTACCGGAAAGTATCCCTTTTCGGTGTGA